The genomic region TCAGCGAGTTGTCGCCGACCGAGCGCGCGGACTCGCCGGGGTTGGCCGGGCGGTGCGTGACGCGGATCTCCCGGCCGGTCACCTCGCGCACGGTGTCCACGATCTGGGCCACGCTGGCCGGGGTGGCGCCCACGTTGTACACGTCGAACCGGCCGGGCGTGGCGTCCTCCAGCGCCGCGACCATGGCCCTGGCCACGTCGTTGACGTGCACGAAGTCCCGGACCGCCGAACCGTCGCCGTTGATCTCCACCGAGGGCAGGTGGCCGGCCGCCACGCCCACCGTCCTGGTGATGATCCGGGTGTCGTCGTAGTCGCCGAGCTCGCCGACCGCGCCGGCGATGTTGAAGATCCGCAGCACCGCCGCGCCCAGTCCGCCGGTGGCCACCTGCCAGCGGATGGCCTCCTCGGCGGCGACCTTGGAGGCGGCGTAGGGGTTCTGCGGGGCGACCGGGGTGGTCTCGTCGATGGGCTGGCGCTCCGGGTTGCCGTAGACGCTGGCGGTGGAGGCCATCACCAGCCTCGGCTTCACCCCGGTGACCTCGGCCTGCCTGGCCAGCGCCTCCAGCACGTGCAGGGTGCCGCCCAGGTTGACCCGGTAGTACAGCGTGGGGTGCGCGAAGGCCTCGCGGATCCTGGTCAGCGAGACCAGGTGCACCGCCGCGTGCACCCCGTCCGCGGCCGCGAGCAGGCCCTCGCCGTCCAGCACGTCGCCCCTGCGCAGCTCCACCCCCTCGGGCACGTTCACCACTGAGCGGTGGACCAGCGCCACGACCTCGTGGCCGGTCTGGGAAAGTTGGCGTACGACGGCCTGTCCCACATAGCCGCTCGCGCCGGTGACCAGGACTCGCATACCACCATCTCACCAGAAGGAAATGGGTGCACCGGCAAGTTTTGTGGCCTTCACACGGAGGTCGGGATTACCTTACTCCGGTAGGGCAAAACGCTGTGACAGGGAGTTGTTCGCATTGGGCCGTTCGGGGCATTATCTGCTGGCTATCGGGTGAGTAGTGGACCTTTCCCCTCCATATTCCCCAGCGCCAACGTCGACCCTTCCTCTATGAGCGTGGAAGGGCTCGGGGCGGCCAGCCGGGTTTTACTGGCCGACGTCGGGCGTCGTCGCAGCGTGCGCCGGGGCACGGTGCTGTTCAGGCAGGACAACGAGTCCGACTCGGTCCTGCTGGTCGAGCACGGCCTGCTGCGCATCTCGGTGGTCAGCCAGGACGGCACCGACAGCGTGCTCGCGCTGCGCGGCAGCGGTGAGCTGGTGGGCGAGTTCGGCGCCATAACCGCACGTCGGCGCTCGGCCACCGTGGTGGCGCTGACCGACTCGACGGTCGTGGTGATCGCCTCGGCCCGGTTCCGCTCGCTGCTGCGCCAGTTCTCCGGCCTCGCCTGTGACGTGCTGTCCTTACTGGTCACCCGAGTGGATGAATCTGACCGGCGGCGGCTGGAGGTGGGCACCTGCACGGTGTCCCAGCGGCTGGCCCGCTTCCTCGGCGAGCTGGCCGCCACGCACGGCACCGAACGGGCCGACGGCGGGGTGGAGATCGCCGCGCAGCTGACCCAGGAGGAGCTGGGCAGCGCGATCGGCGCGACCCGCGAGTCGGTGTCCAGGGCGCTGGCCGAGCTGCGCGACGACGGCCTGCTGTCCACCGCACGTCGCCGGATCACGATTCTGGCCCCCACCCGGCTGGACTCCTACCTTGGGACGTAAGACTGAATCACACCTCGAAAGTGCGTTGGATCACAGATTGACCTGCGGTTTTAGGGTAAACACACGCTGATGCAATACCACCCGGTGCATTTCTCGATCGTGGTCGTGGACATCGCGAAGTTCGGCACCCGAGATGACCGGTTCCAGCTGCTGCTGCGCAGCGGGCTGACGGCTGTCCTCAAGCAGGCGTTCGAGGAGTCCGGCATCGACTGGGACGAGCTCGCGATCGAGGACCGCGGGGACGGCAAGTGCCTGCTCATCCCCGCCTCGGTGTCCAAGGTCCGGCTGCTGGACCCGCTGATCGGCAGGCTCGCCGTCGCGCTGCGCCAGCACAACCAGTTCACCAGCGAGCAGGGCCAGATCCGGCTGCGCATGTCGGTGCACGCCGGTGAGGTGCACCGGGACCGGGACGGCTGGTCCGGCACCGACCTGAACTTCGCCTTCCGGCTGGTCGGCAGCGAGGCGCTCTACGAGGTGCTGGCCGCGGTGCCGGAGGCGGAGCTGGTGGTGATCGTCTCCGAGGCCATCCACAACGCGGTGGTGCGGCACGGCTACGGCGCGGTCGACCCGGCCTCCTTCCACCAGATCGAGGTGCACCGCAAGGAGGTCAGCGCGGAGGCGTGGGTGCACGTGCCCGGCATCCTGGCCCCGCTGGCCCGGCTGGAGCTCGACAGCGGCAGCAGCGGGCCGCCCGCGATCACCGTGCGCGGCAACGTCAACGGTGACGTGGTCGGCAGGGACAAGCACGTCG from Crossiella sp. CA-258035 harbors:
- a CDS encoding Crp/Fnr family transcriptional regulator; the encoded protein is MSVEGLGAASRVLLADVGRRRSVRRGTVLFRQDNESDSVLLVEHGLLRISVVSQDGTDSVLALRGSGELVGEFGAITARRRSATVVALTDSTVVVIASARFRSLLRQFSGLACDVLSLLVTRVDESDRRRLEVGTCTVSQRLARFLGELAATHGTERADGGVEIAAQLTQEELGSAIGATRESVSRALAELRDDGLLSTARRRITILAPTRLDSYLGT
- a CDS encoding NAD-dependent epimerase/dehydratase family protein → MRVLVTGASGYVGQAVVRQLSQTGHEVVALVHRSVVNVPEGVELRRGDVLDGEGLLAAADGVHAAVHLVSLTRIREAFAHPTLYYRVNLGGTLHVLEALARQAEVTGVKPRLVMASTASVYGNPERQPIDETTPVAPQNPYAASKVAAEEAIRWQVATGGLGAAVLRIFNIAGAVGELGDYDDTRIITRTVGVAAGHLPSVEINGDGSAVRDFVHVNDVARAMVAALEDATPGRFDVYNVGATPASVAQIVDTVREVTGREIRVTHRPANPGESARSVGDNSLIRQRLGWSPRQSTLTEMIRGQWEAELLRRHR